A single genomic interval of Peromyscus leucopus breed LL Stock chromosome 7, UCI_PerLeu_2.1, whole genome shotgun sequence harbors:
- the LOC114684941 gene encoding olfactory receptor 145 has product MAAENASLPEFILAGLTDQPGLRMPLFFLFLGFYTVTVVGNLGLISLIGLNSHLHTPMYFFLFNLSLIDFCYSTVITPKMLVSFISKKNIISYPGCMTQLFFFLFFVVSESFILSAMAYDRYVAICNPLMYTVTMSPQVCLLLLLGVYVMGFAGAMAHTAFMVKLTFCADNLVNHYMCDILPLLERSCSNTYVNELVVFIVVGIDIGVPTITIFISYALILSSILRISSTEGRSKAFSTCSSHIIAVSLFFGSGAFMYLKPSSLLPMNQGKVSSLFYTIVVPMLNPLIYSLRNKDVKVALKKTLKRSSFS; this is encoded by the coding sequence ATGGCAGCTGAGAATGCTTCTTTGCCAGAGTTCATCCTCGCAGGCCTGACAGACCAGCCAGGACTCCGcatgcctctcttcttcctgttcctaGGTTTCTACACGGTCACTGTGGTGGGGAACCTGGGCTTGATCTCCCTGATAGGGCTGAACTCTCATTtgcacacccccatgtacttctttctcttcaacttgTCTCTCATAGATTTCTGTTATTCCACTGTTATCACCCCCAAAATGCTGGTGAGTtttatctcaaagaaaaacatcATCTCTTACCCTGGGTGTATGACtcagctctttttctttcttttctttgttgtctcTGAGTCCTTCATCCTGTCAGCAATGGCATATGACAGGTATGTTGCCATCTGTAATCCTCTGATGTACACCGTGACCATGTCTCCCCAGGTGTGCTTACTCCTTTTGCTAGGTGTCTATGTGATGGGATTTGCTGGAGCCATGGCCCACACAGCATTCATGGTGAAACTGACCTTCTGTGCTGACAACCTTGTCAACCACTACATGTGTGACATCCTTCCTCTTCTGGAACGTTCTTGCAGCAACACATATGTGAATGAGCTAGTAGTCTTCATTGTTGTGGGCATTGATATTGGGGTACCCACAATCACCATCTTCATTTCCTATGCCCTCATCCTCTCTAGCATCCTCCGCATCAGTTCCACAGAGGGCAGGTCTAAAGCCTTCAGCACCTGCAGCTCCCACATAATtgcagtttctcttttttttgggtCAGGGGCATTCATGTATCTCAAACCTTCTTCCCTTTTGCCTATGAACCAGGGGAAAGTGTCTTCCTTATTTTACACTATTGTGGTACCCATGCTCAATCCATTAATCTATAGCTTGAGGAATAAAGATGTCAAAGTTGCTCTGAAAAAAACATTGAAGAGAAGTTCTTTTTCCTAA